The proteins below come from a single Iocasia fonsfrigidae genomic window:
- a CDS encoding helix-turn-helix domain-containing protein: MNKGASEKMFNFLEIKALTGVSLLEAQMYDFTYKKHSHKEYAIAITRRGIQSFHCEGHLYKVSKNGIITINPGEVHDGYSELKSGLEYQIVYIDAEIINKTVREMYGNSFSYFHFNETVHYDNQLSYKLVDLFRAINEGNNNFLEVHTKFYDAIAGLLLRYGELSKNPVSIKKDNFLIKRACEYIDSNAHRNILLDDIAEEINLSPYYFSRLFRKTTGLTPHNYLNQRRVEIAKKIINKDISLSKVAVMAGFSDQSHMNRRFKERYGITPGQYKKAISD, translated from the coding sequence ATGAACAAAGGAGCCAGTGAAAAAATGTTTAACTTTTTGGAAATAAAGGCGCTAACAGGGGTTTCTTTACTGGAAGCCCAAATGTATGATTTTACTTATAAAAAACATAGCCATAAGGAATATGCCATTGCCATAACCAGAAGGGGGATTCAAAGTTTTCATTGTGAAGGTCATTTATATAAAGTCTCTAAGAACGGTATAATTACTATAAATCCTGGAGAAGTTCATGACGGCTATTCAGAATTAAAATCCGGTTTAGAGTATCAGATAGTTTATATTGATGCTGAGATAATTAATAAAACTGTGCGGGAAATGTATGGTAATAGTTTTAGTTATTTTCATTTTAATGAGACAGTTCATTATGACAACCAGCTTTCATATAAATTAGTAGATTTATTCAGGGCAATAAATGAGGGAAATAATAATTTCCTGGAAGTCCACACAAAGTTTTACGATGCGATTGCAGGCTTATTATTGAGGTATGGAGAATTGTCTAAAAATCCGGTCAGCATTAAAAAAGATAATTTTTTAATAAAAAGAGCCTGTGAATACATTGATAGTAATGCCCACAGAAATATATTACTGGATGATATAGCGGAAGAAATAAATTTATCTCCTTATTATTTTTCCAGATTGTTTAGAAAAACAACCGGATTAACGCCCCATAATTATTTAAATCAGCGTAGGGTTGAAATAGCTAAAAAGATAATAAATAAGGACATATCTTTATCTAAAGTAGCAGTAATGGCTGGTTTTTCAGACCAAAGCCATATGAACCGTCGTTTTAAGGAGAGATACGGGATTACTCCTGGCCAGTATAAGAAGGCTATTAGTGATTAA